From Sediminispirochaeta bajacaliforniensis DSM 16054, a single genomic window includes:
- a CDS encoding glycine hydroxymethyltransferase, which produces MGNKALSAYLKGRDPETIDAGFLAYVASLEKVWEVSPQTAASIVQELADQRSNLKLIASENYSSLSTQLAMGNLLTDKYAEGFAYHRFYAGCDNVDAIESYTVEEAKKLFGAEHAYVQPHSGADANLIAYWAILTTKIQAPILEDMGETNPAHLSREDWDRIRVELGNQRLLGLDYYSGGHLTHGYRFNVSAQMFDAYSYSVDRETGLLDYDEIEKMAEKVKPLILLAGYSAYPRLINFRHMREIADKVGAVLMVDMAHFAGLVAGKVMTGDYNPVAFADVVTSTTHKTLRGPRGGLILSKAEYAENVDKGCPLVIGGPLPHVIAAKAVAFTEANRPEFQNYAKQVVENSKALAEACLSEGMKVATGGTDNHLLLLDVTGFGINGRQAESVLRECGITLNRNALPFDPNGPWYTSGLRIGTPAVTTLGMGEPEMKEIASIIKDVLSAARPQIIESGKNAGKASKAKYSIEEEVVENAKKRVHTLLERYPVYPEIDLTFLASEFLS; this is translated from the coding sequence ATGGGAAACAAAGCACTGAGTGCATATCTCAAAGGCCGTGATCCGGAAACCATTGACGCCGGATTTCTTGCATATGTCGCTTCGTTGGAAAAAGTCTGGGAGGTATCCCCCCAGACCGCCGCTTCAATCGTACAGGAACTGGCCGATCAACGGAGTAATCTTAAGCTGATTGCCAGCGAAAATTACTCAAGCCTATCCACCCAGCTGGCAATGGGAAATCTCTTGACCGATAAATATGCCGAAGGCTTTGCATACCATCGTTTTTATGCAGGATGCGACAATGTGGATGCCATCGAAAGCTACACTGTCGAAGAAGCCAAGAAACTTTTCGGAGCCGAACATGCCTATGTCCAACCACATAGTGGAGCCGACGCCAACTTAATCGCTTACTGGGCCATACTAACAACAAAAATTCAGGCCCCGATTCTCGAAGATATGGGAGAGACCAATCCTGCACATCTTTCTCGGGAAGATTGGGATAGGATAAGAGTCGAGCTTGGTAATCAGAGGTTGCTTGGTCTCGATTACTATTCCGGCGGCCATCTTACCCATGGTTATCGTTTCAATGTCTCCGCGCAGATGTTTGATGCCTATAGCTACAGTGTCGATAGGGAAACCGGCTTACTTGACTACGATGAAATCGAGAAAATGGCGGAAAAAGTAAAACCGTTGATTCTGCTGGCCGGCTACAGCGCCTATCCGAGGCTGATTAATTTTCGCCATATGCGTGAGATTGCCGATAAGGTAGGGGCGGTCCTCATGGTTGATATGGCCCATTTTGCAGGGCTTGTCGCCGGTAAGGTGATGACAGGAGACTACAACCCTGTTGCTTTCGCCGACGTGGTCACCAGCACCACCCATAAAACCCTACGGGGGCCCCGTGGTGGTTTGATTCTCTCCAAGGCAGAATATGCGGAAAACGTGGACAAGGGATGTCCCCTTGTCATCGGCGGCCCCTTGCCCCATGTTATTGCCGCAAAGGCTGTTGCCTTTACCGAGGCCAATCGGCCTGAATTTCAGAACTATGCAAAACAGGTTGTGGAGAATTCAAAGGCTCTTGCAGAAGCTTGCCTTTCGGAAGGAATGAAGGTTGCTACCGGAGGGACCGACAACCATCTGCTTCTCCTCGATGTGACCGGTTTCGGCATCAACGGACGGCAGGCTGAAAGTGTTCTCCGGGAATGCGGAATTACCCTGAACCGTAATGCGCTTCCTTTCGATCCTAACGGCCCTTGGTATACCAGCGGTCTTAGGATAGGGACCCCGGCGGTAACGACCCTTGGAATGGGGGAACCCGAGATGAAGGAGATTGCCTCGATTATCAAAGATGTGCTTTCTGCAGCCAGGCCACAGATTATCGAAAGCGGTAAAAACGCAGGCAAAGCTTCAAAGGCGAAATACAGCATCGAAGAAGAGGTTGTGGAAAACGCAAAGAAAAGGGTGCATACGCTTCTCGAGCGCTATCCCGTTTACCCGGAGATTGATCTGACCTTTCTCGCTTCGGAGTTTTTGTCCTAA
- a CDS encoding peptidase U32 family protein: protein MKPIELLAPAGNLEKLHYAYRYGADAVYVGLDKFSLRQKADNFSAEALQKAGEIKGDRKLYCAVNALFHQKEIARLEESLDEIGTFPFDAFIVSDLGAARLLRSRFPETELHLSTQASCLNAEAVKTYRELGFSRIILGREVRLEEIADIKAAVPEMELECFVHGAMCLAYSGRCFLSAYLADRSGNEGSCAHSCRWNWRVLEESQRPGEYLPIVEDPDGGYTTVLSSKDLCMIDYVAELRDAGIDSLKIEGRMKSLYYTAVVTRAYRKAIDSLEKPGSVDDKSLAAFRDELFRVSHREYSTGFFFSKKDIETPCMESYQREYLFLGTVGEELEPGHFLFNPKNHVEVGMTIEFVGPEIPFIEDGAFLLYDDEGNELAFADHGNSYRICPSVEVEPGYIVRGKL, encoded by the coding sequence ATGAAACCGATAGAGCTTCTTGCCCCGGCAGGTAACCTGGAAAAACTCCATTATGCCTATCGCTACGGGGCAGATGCGGTCTATGTCGGTCTTGACAAATTCTCGCTTCGGCAGAAGGCCGATAATTTTTCTGCCGAAGCGTTACAAAAAGCCGGCGAGATCAAAGGGGACAGAAAACTTTACTGCGCCGTCAATGCCCTTTTTCACCAGAAAGAGATAGCACGACTCGAAGAGAGCCTCGATGAAATCGGAACCTTTCCTTTCGACGCTTTTATTGTCAGCGATCTTGGCGCGGCGCGGCTGCTCAGAAGCCGATTTCCCGAAACCGAGCTTCATCTTTCAACCCAGGCAAGCTGTTTGAATGCGGAAGCCGTAAAGACATACCGGGAGCTCGGTTTTTCCAGGATTATTCTGGGGCGTGAGGTTCGGCTTGAGGAGATTGCCGATATAAAAGCGGCGGTTCCGGAAATGGAACTGGAGTGCTTTGTCCACGGGGCCATGTGCCTGGCCTACTCCGGCAGGTGTTTTCTTTCTGCCTACCTTGCAGATCGAAGCGGCAACGAGGGCTCCTGTGCCCATTCCTGCAGGTGGAACTGGCGGGTCCTGGAAGAGTCGCAACGGCCGGGGGAATATCTTCCAATCGTCGAAGACCCCGACGGGGGATACACCACCGTTCTTAGTTCCAAGGACCTTTGTATGATCGATTATGTGGCAGAGCTTCGCGATGCGGGCATCGACAGCCTCAAGATAGAGGGAAGAATGAAGAGTCTCTATTATACTGCGGTGGTGACCAGAGCCTATAGAAAGGCCATAGACTCATTGGAAAAGCCTGGTTCCGTAGATGATAAAAGCCTTGCGGCCTTTCGCGACGAACTCTTCCGGGTGAGTCACCGGGAGTATTCTACCGGCTTTTTCTTTTCCAAAAAGGATATCGAAACCCCGTGTATGGAAAGCTATCAGCGGGAATATCTCTTTCTGGGTACCGTTGGAGAGGAACTTGAACCCGGACACTTTCTTTTCAATCCCAAAAACCATGTCGAGGTGGGAATGACAATCGAATTCGTCGGTCCTGAGATTCCCTTTATAGAAGATGGGGCGTTTCTTCTTTATGATGATGAAGGCAACGAGCTTGCTTTTGCGGATCATGGGAATTCATACCGAATCTGTCCCTCGGTAGAGGTTGAACCCGGTTATATCGTGCGGGGAAAACTATAA
- a CDS encoding valine--tRNA ligase, which yields MKAIELAKAYDPKEFEERIYQHWMDEGAFKPSDGNGKPFVIVIPPPNVTGVLHMGHGLNNSLQDILIRYYRMTGRPTLWLPGTDHAGIATQNVVEKRLRAKGTSRRELGREKFLEETWKVKEEHHAVIIRQLKKIGASCDWSRERFTLDEGLSKAVREVFVSLYERGLIYRGNYLVNWCPSCGTALSDDEVDHKEVAGRLYRYYYPLADGSGKLEIATTRPETMFGDTAVAVHPEDDRYRSIVGKMVKLPLTNREIPVIADAYVDREFGSGAVKITPAHDPNDWEIAGRHNLEKINILTPDGLLSDAVPEPFRGMDVSTARKAVIEALKAEGVYIGDKEHLHQVGHCYRCDTVIEPYMSEQWFVRMKSLADKALAAWEKDEVRFYPKKWENTYTSWLKNIRDWCISRQLWWGHRIPVWYCNDCGQMMVCREDPSSCSACGSSSLRQDPDVLDTWFSSWLWPFSTLGWPEKSEDLKRFFPTSSLVTGYDIIFFWVARMIMSSLEFLGEVPFRDIYITGLVRDKQGRKMSKSLGNGMDPLEIIDEFGADAMKFTLAFLAAQGQDILLAKDDFKFGSKFANKIWNATRFLLMNLEGRELLDPESVERKPLDRWIFHRLNEASAAVAKAMESYRFNDAANAVYEFFWSDFCDWYIEASKLSLYSDDDDEKNRAVTLLMQVLEESMRLAHPFLSFITEEIYQKLPGTKGDVITAAYPVWRESRRDEKTARCFSALQELIRFTRTVRSEFTVSPEKKVDVHVRTDKDFFATDFFTQHEELVRRLTGAGELVFSDARPKSGGTIPAAGVGFEVFVDLRGAIDVEKELGKLEKELAKLEGLESSTQKKLANEKFLANAPADVVEKERMKLQEFSDRTKKIRSYLHDLRG from the coding sequence ATGAAAGCGATTGAGCTTGCAAAGGCGTATGACCCGAAGGAGTTTGAAGAACGAATTTATCAACACTGGATGGACGAAGGGGCGTTTAAGCCTTCTGATGGAAATGGAAAACCCTTTGTCATTGTCATACCTCCTCCCAATGTTACCGGTGTCCTCCATATGGGACACGGTTTGAATAATTCACTTCAGGATATTCTGATCCGTTACTATCGCATGACCGGTAGACCGACCCTCTGGCTTCCGGGAACCGATCATGCAGGTATCGCCACCCAAAATGTCGTGGAAAAAAGGCTGCGGGCAAAGGGAACCAGCCGTAGAGAATTGGGGCGGGAAAAGTTTCTTGAGGAGACCTGGAAGGTAAAAGAGGAACACCATGCAGTCATTATCCGCCAGCTCAAGAAAATTGGGGCTTCCTGCGATTGGAGTAGAGAGCGCTTTACCCTGGATGAGGGGCTGAGTAAGGCTGTCAGGGAGGTGTTCGTTAGCCTCTATGAACGGGGCCTGATCTATCGAGGAAACTATCTTGTAAACTGGTGTCCCAGTTGTGGAACAGCTCTCTCCGACGATGAGGTCGATCACAAAGAGGTTGCGGGAAGGCTCTACCGCTACTATTACCCCCTTGCCGATGGCAGTGGTAAACTGGAGATCGCAACAACTCGTCCCGAAACCATGTTTGGTGATACCGCTGTGGCTGTTCATCCCGAAGACGATCGTTACCGCAGTATAGTCGGTAAAATGGTGAAGCTTCCTCTTACGAACCGAGAGATTCCTGTCATTGCCGATGCCTATGTCGATCGGGAGTTCGGCAGTGGTGCGGTAAAGATCACACCGGCCCATGATCCAAACGACTGGGAAATTGCGGGACGACACAACCTTGAGAAAATCAACATTCTTACACCGGACGGGCTTCTGTCGGACGCCGTTCCCGAGCCTTTTCGCGGTATGGACGTGAGCACCGCAAGAAAGGCGGTCATCGAGGCACTGAAGGCCGAGGGCGTTTATATCGGAGACAAGGAGCACCTCCATCAGGTCGGCCATTGCTATCGTTGCGATACCGTCATCGAGCCCTATATGAGCGAGCAGTGGTTCGTACGCATGAAGAGCCTTGCGGATAAGGCACTGGCAGCTTGGGAAAAGGATGAGGTTCGCTTTTATCCGAAAAAATGGGAGAATACCTATACAAGCTGGCTGAAAAACATTCGGGACTGGTGTATAAGCCGCCAGCTTTGGTGGGGACATCGTATTCCCGTTTGGTACTGTAACGACTGCGGCCAGATGATGGTCTGCCGCGAAGATCCTTCGAGCTGCAGTGCCTGTGGTTCTTCTTCGCTTCGACAGGATCCGGATGTACTGGATACCTGGTTTTCCAGTTGGCTTTGGCCTTTCTCAACCCTCGGATGGCCGGAAAAAAGCGAGGATCTGAAACGATTTTTTCCAACCAGCAGCCTTGTTACAGGCTATGACATCATCTTTTTCTGGGTCGCAAGGATGATCATGTCCAGTCTTGAGTTTCTCGGTGAGGTGCCTTTCCGCGACATCTATATAACGGGCCTTGTGAGGGATAAACAGGGACGAAAGATGTCCAAGAGCCTTGGTAACGGCATGGACCCCTTGGAGATCATCGATGAGTTCGGTGCCGACGCCATGAAATTCACGCTTGCCTTCCTTGCCGCTCAGGGACAGGATATTCTTCTTGCCAAAGATGATTTTAAATTCGGATCGAAGTTCGCAAATAAAATATGGAACGCCACTCGTTTTCTCCTGATGAACCTGGAAGGACGGGAACTTTTAGATCCTGAAAGTGTTGAACGAAAGCCTCTTGATCGTTGGATTTTCCACCGATTAAATGAGGCCTCAGCCGCCGTGGCAAAGGCCATGGAGAGTTACCGATTTAACGATGCTGCCAATGCCGTATACGAATTTTTCTGGAGCGATTTTTGCGACTGGTATATAGAGGCCAGTAAACTCAGCCTTTACAGTGATGACGATGATGAAAAGAACCGGGCAGTGACGCTTCTCATGCAGGTGCTGGAAGAGTCGATGCGTCTTGCCCATCCCTTTCTCAGTTTTATCACCGAGGAAATCTATCAGAAACTGCCGGGGACAAAAGGCGATGTCATTACCGCCGCCTATCCCGTCTGGAGAGAATCGCGCAGGGATGAAAAAACGGCGCGCTGTTTTTCGGCCCTCCAGGAGCTTATTCGTTTTACCAGGACCGTCCGCAGCGAATTTACCGTTTCTCCGGAAAAAAAGGTCGATGTCCATGTTCGCACGGATAAAGATTTTTTCGCCACCGATTTTTTTACCCAGCATGAAGAATTGGTCCGCCGTCTGACCGGTGCGGGAGAGCTCGTTTTTTCCGACGCCCGGCCCAAAAGCGGTGGTACCATCCCCGCTGCAGGGGTTGGTTTTGAGGTGTTTGTCGATCTTCGTGGTGCTATCGATGTAGAAAAAGAGCTGGGTAAACTTGAAAAAGAGCTTGCAAAGCTCGAAGGCTTGGAATCTTCGACCCAAAAGAAGCTTGCCAATGAAAAATTCCTTGCCAATGCGCCTGCCGATGTTGTCGAAAAAGAAAGGATGAAGCTTCAGGAGTTTTCCGACCGTACGAAAAAGATCAGAAGTTATCTTCACGATCTGCGAGGATAG
- the lon gene encoding endopeptidase La, with the protein MSDKQIIPADQILPSRLHIIPLQGKPIFPGIFTPLMIQAVEEIHVVEEALSSDSMIGLVLVRDESEERQLMGDDLYRVGTVAKIVKKINLPDGGINIFISTLKRFRIKKFLNNETPLNGAVDYLDDEDDSGIEVKALTRSLISEMKQLSENNPLFSEEMRLNMVNIDHPGKIADFITSILNIDRQEQQKILETLNVRERMEQVLMFIKKEQELLRIQKKIQKQINEKIEKSQREYFLKEELKAIKQELGIPTDSKSSEYNRFKEAIDALDFEGEVKEQVEQELEKFSMMDPNSSEFIVTRNYLDTIVNLPWKHEVGEELDLGEAKKILDRDHYGLEDVKNRILEFLAVRKLKKDSKGSIICLVGAPGVGKTSVGKSIADALGKKFFRFSVGGMRDEAEIKGHRRTYVGAMPGKIIQGLKIVKTDNPVFMIDEIDKLGASYQGDPSSALLEVLDPEQNVNFRDHYLDLPFDISNIFFIATANSLDTIPRPLLDRMEVIHLSGYINEEKMAIARQYLIPKSLDRSGLKKSQIRYSKSTLSAIADQYAREAGMRNFEKALDRVHRKIAKKVVLEEHALPISVKPEDLEEYLGPPIFREDDVKKVTRAGMAIGLAWTNFGGDTLIIEAVNNPGKEGFRLTGQMGNVMQESANIAYTHVRHVAEKYGVDASFFEKNIIHLHIPEGATPKDGPSAGITMAITLLSLATGKQIKKNLAMTGELSLVGKVLPIGGLKEKTIAARRNKIKQIIIPKANERDLKEIPDHVKKGISFHPVETMEEVIELAL; encoded by the coding sequence ACCGAGTCGGTACCGTCGCAAAAATTGTAAAAAAAATTAATCTTCCCGACGGCGGTATCAATATTTTTATATCGACCTTAAAGCGATTTCGAATCAAGAAATTTCTTAATAATGAGACCCCTTTAAACGGTGCCGTCGATTATCTTGATGATGAAGACGATAGCGGCATTGAGGTAAAAGCCCTAACCCGTTCTCTTATCAGTGAGATGAAGCAGCTTTCGGAAAACAATCCCCTCTTTTCAGAGGAGATGCGCCTGAATATGGTCAATATCGACCATCCCGGAAAGATTGCGGATTTTATCACCAGTATTCTCAATATCGATCGGCAGGAACAGCAGAAGATCCTGGAAACCTTGAATGTACGTGAACGGATGGAACAGGTCCTTATGTTCATCAAGAAGGAACAGGAGCTGCTGCGTATCCAGAAGAAGATACAGAAGCAGATCAATGAAAAAATCGAGAAGAGTCAGCGGGAGTATTTTCTCAAAGAGGAATTGAAGGCTATCAAGCAGGAACTGGGAATTCCTACCGATTCGAAAAGCAGCGAATATAATCGCTTCAAAGAGGCAATAGATGCCCTTGATTTTGAGGGAGAGGTGAAGGAACAGGTAGAACAGGAGCTTGAAAAGTTCAGCATGATGGACCCCAACTCCAGTGAGTTTATTGTGACCAGAAACTACCTCGATACCATCGTCAACCTTCCCTGGAAACATGAGGTCGGCGAGGAACTTGACCTCGGTGAGGCAAAAAAGATCCTAGACCGGGATCATTACGGTCTGGAAGATGTCAAAAACAGGATTCTCGAGTTTCTTGCCGTCAGGAAACTGAAAAAGGACAGCAAGGGATCGATTATCTGCCTTGTCGGCGCCCCCGGTGTCGGTAAAACCTCGGTCGGAAAATCGATTGCCGATGCCCTCGGAAAGAAATTCTTCCGCTTTTCCGTTGGCGGTATGAGGGATGAGGCCGAAATAAAAGGGCATAGAAGGACCTATGTCGGCGCCATGCCTGGTAAAATCATTCAGGGATTAAAGATTGTGAAAACCGACAATCCGGTTTTTATGATCGATGAGATTGATAAGTTAGGGGCCAGCTATCAGGGAGACCCCTCTTCCGCCCTTCTTGAGGTGCTTGATCCGGAACAGAATGTAAATTTCAGGGATCACTACCTGGACCTTCCTTTTGACATCAGCAACATCTTTTTTATCGCAACGGCAAATTCTCTGGATACCATTCCACGGCCGCTTTTGGATCGTATGGAGGTCATCCATCTTTCCGGTTACATCAACGAAGAAAAGATGGCAATAGCAAGGCAGTACCTTATTCCCAAGAGCCTCGATCGTTCCGGCCTGAAAAAAAGCCAGATTCGTTACAGCAAAAGTACCCTGTCGGCAATTGCCGATCAGTATGCCAGGGAAGCGGGAATGCGTAATTTTGAAAAGGCCCTTGACCGCGTCCATCGGAAGATCGCTAAAAAGGTTGTCCTGGAAGAGCATGCACTGCCGATTTCGGTAAAACCCGAAGACCTTGAAGAGTATTTAGGCCCTCCGATTTTCCGGGAAGATGACGTAAAGAAGGTGACCAGAGCCGGCATGGCCATAGGACTTGCCTGGACCAATTTTGGTGGAGATACCCTTATCATCGAGGCTGTAAACAATCCCGGCAAAGAGGGATTTCGCCTTACCGGGCAAATGGGAAATGTAATGCAGGAATCAGCAAATATCGCCTATACCCATGTTCGGCACGTCGCGGAAAAATATGGTGTCGATGCCTCTTTTTTTGAGAAGAACATTATCCATCTCCATATTCCCGAAGGTGCTACACCAAAAGATGGGCCTTCTGCCGGCATCACCATGGCCATAACCCTTCTCAGCCTTGCCACCGGTAAGCAGATAAAAAAGAACCTTGCCATGACCGGAGAATTGAGCCTTGTCGGTAAGGTACTTCCCATCGGAGGTTTGAAGGAAAAGACCATTGCCGCCAGACGCAACAAGATTAAGCAGATCATCATTCCCAAGGCAAACGAACGGGATCTGAAAGAGATTCCCGACCATGTGAAAAAGGGAATAAGCTTTCACCCTGTGGAAACAATGGAAGAAGTGATCGAGTTGGCACTGTGA